A portion of the Luteitalea sp. genome contains these proteins:
- a CDS encoding cystathionine beta-synthase, whose amino-acid sequence MRFDSILEAIGKTPLVRLARLGAHLRCTLWGKCEFLNPGGSLKDRIGWSMVEAAEREGRIKPGDTLIEPTSGNTGIGIALAAAVRGYRIVITMPEKMSREKQVVLEALGAEIIRTPTEAASDSPESHINVARRLQSQLPNAHILDQYSNPNNPRVHYDATAQEILDDLDGQVDMVVIGAGTGGTITGVARRIKEVCPSCRIVGADPVGSILGGSTDVGPYKVEGIGYDFIPDVLDRSVVDEWVKTTDGPSFLLARRLIRDEGLLVGGSSGSALYAALQRAPELGPGENCVVILPDGVRNYLTKFLDDKWMRDNGFFQTPSIDAMVGDIERLESPRRHLVAAEDTETVGAVIETMREQGISQLPVSSGGVLVGIVSEAELMTFLSSGAGGPQSVVAKCMNRNVPIVSLQTPLSALEERLQKYNAVVVVDEERKPISILTRIDLLHFLVQASTA is encoded by the coding sequence ATGAGGTTCGACAGTATCCTCGAGGCCATCGGCAAGACACCGCTGGTGCGGCTGGCCCGCCTTGGCGCCCATCTCAGGTGTACGCTCTGGGGCAAGTGCGAGTTCCTCAACCCCGGAGGCTCCCTCAAGGATCGCATCGGGTGGTCGATGGTTGAAGCAGCCGAGCGCGAGGGCCGTATCAAGCCCGGCGATACGTTGATCGAGCCCACCAGCGGCAACACGGGCATCGGCATTGCGCTCGCTGCGGCCGTCCGCGGCTATCGGATCGTCATCACGATGCCCGAAAAGATGAGCCGCGAAAAGCAGGTCGTGCTGGAGGCGCTGGGCGCCGAGATCATCCGCACGCCCACGGAGGCCGCCTCGGACTCACCCGAAAGCCATATCAACGTGGCGCGGCGCTTGCAATCGCAGCTTCCCAACGCGCACATCCTGGACCAGTACTCCAACCCCAACAATCCGCGTGTGCATTATGACGCGACGGCCCAGGAGATTCTGGACGACCTCGACGGCCAAGTCGACATGGTCGTGATCGGCGCGGGCACGGGAGGCACGATTACCGGCGTCGCCCGGCGCATCAAGGAGGTCTGCCCGAGCTGCCGAATCGTCGGCGCCGATCCGGTCGGCTCGATCTTGGGAGGCAGCACGGACGTCGGCCCCTACAAGGTCGAGGGCATCGGCTACGACTTTATTCCCGATGTGCTCGATCGCAGTGTGGTCGACGAGTGGGTAAAGACCACCGATGGACCGTCGTTCCTGCTGGCGCGCCGGCTGATTCGTGACGAGGGACTGTTGGTCGGCGGATCGAGCGGATCGGCGCTCTACGCGGCTCTGCAGCGCGCGCCAGAGTTGGGCCCCGGTGAGAACTGCGTCGTGATCCTTCCCGACGGCGTGCGCAACTACCTCACGAAGTTCCTGGACGACAAGTGGATGCGCGACAACGGGTTCTTCCAAACCCCGTCGATCGACGCGATGGTTGGCGACATCGAGCGTCTGGAATCGCCTCGACGACATCTGGTGGCGGCAGAAGACACCGAGACGGTTGGTGCCGTCATCGAGACGATGCGCGAGCAGGGCATCTCGCAACTACCCGTCTCGTCGGGTGGCGTGCTCGTTGGGATCGTCTCTGAAGCAGAGCTCATGACCTTCCTGAGCTCGGGCGCGGGAGGGCCGCAGTCAGTAGTGGCCAAGTGCATGAACCGCAACGTGCCCATCGTCAGCCTGCAGACGCCGCTCTCGGCGCTCGAGGAACGCCTACAGAAATACAATGCGGTCGTAGTCGTAGATGAAGAACGGAAGCCGATCAGCATCCTGACCCGGATCGATCTGCTCCATTTCCTAGTGCAGGCGTCCACGGCTTAG
- a CDS encoding tetratricopeptide repeat protein → MSCRWPRGYCRTSWDNPSRSPDGPNVVWSLASILLALVVITPAWAQATRGSDAGLHRAEQQISAGDLPGARDSLERLAAERPDDVRVNYLLGVVAEHENRLPEAVEQYRRVVKAAPDEALAWDRLGFVQGRLGRTADAISHFEKAAALDPNLFDAQYHLGATKWWTKDFRGALPALRSAVALDPKHPEARYYFGVTLKETGELQAALEALEAAATLGPGLPLVHLQLGLARREVGDMDGAVAAIERAAALDADNRDAQHALALTLVQKGEWREAEARLTRLVQQDATDSVARLNLGYSQLQRGNLRGAIATFQELVEQDPQNAEAFYNLGMALKQRDEFDDAERALSRAKALDPTLPEAPYTLGVVLWQTGRLEEAVREFDQALAVDPQMADAHYMRGTVLRQLGRLEDAIAAFRRAAQLRPTSAETYLSLGQALQQQRDATGAANAFAEAKRLNERKTDAQASTFAVGVGREKLKQRDIAGAITQFREAIRLAPANPQAHYQLALVLRLRGRDDEARKHFEEARRLAPYLKPPGDGRVTR, encoded by the coding sequence GTGTCTTGCCGATGGCCTCGAGGATACTGTCGAACCTCATGGGATAATCCTAGCCGATCCCCAGATGGACCGAATGTCGTGTGGAGCCTTGCCAGCATCCTCCTCGCCCTCGTCGTCATCACGCCCGCGTGGGCACAAGCCACGCGCGGCTCTGACGCCGGGCTTCATCGCGCCGAGCAGCAAATATCGGCAGGCGATCTGCCGGGTGCACGGGACTCTCTCGAGCGCCTGGCCGCCGAGCGTCCGGATGACGTGCGCGTCAACTATCTCCTCGGTGTCGTTGCCGAGCACGAGAACAGGCTGCCCGAAGCAGTCGAGCAGTATCGACGCGTCGTGAAGGCGGCGCCAGACGAGGCGTTGGCGTGGGATCGGTTGGGCTTCGTGCAGGGGCGTCTGGGACGGACGGCCGACGCCATCTCGCACTTCGAGAAAGCAGCCGCGCTCGACCCGAATCTGTTCGACGCTCAGTATCATCTGGGAGCGACGAAATGGTGGACGAAGGACTTCCGCGGGGCGCTGCCCGCGCTGCGCTCTGCCGTGGCGCTCGATCCAAAGCATCCGGAGGCGCGTTACTACTTTGGCGTGACGCTCAAAGAGACCGGCGAGCTGCAAGCAGCGCTCGAAGCGCTGGAGGCTGCTGCCACACTCGGTCCTGGCCTTCCGCTCGTGCACCTGCAGCTCGGACTGGCTCGCAGAGAGGTGGGAGACATGGACGGCGCGGTCGCCGCAATCGAGCGCGCGGCGGCGCTCGATGCCGACAATCGGGACGCGCAGCATGCGCTCGCCTTGACGCTGGTCCAAAAGGGCGAATGGCGAGAAGCGGAGGCGCGTCTCACACGGTTGGTCCAACAGGATGCCACCGATTCGGTCGCGCGTCTGAACCTGGGCTACTCGCAGCTCCAGCGCGGCAATCTGCGCGGCGCCATTGCCACCTTTCAAGAGCTGGTCGAACAGGACCCGCAGAATGCCGAAGCCTTCTACAACCTTGGCATGGCGCTCAAGCAGCGGGACGAGTTCGACGACGCCGAGCGCGCCCTCAGCCGGGCGAAGGCACTCGACCCGACGTTGCCGGAAGCACCCTATACGCTTGGCGTCGTTCTCTGGCAAACGGGCCGGCTCGAGGAAGCCGTGCGCGAGTTCGACCAGGCGCTCGCGGTTGATCCCCAGATGGCGGATGCGCACTACATGCGCGGCACGGTCCTGAGGCAGCTTGGCCGCTTGGAGGACGCCATTGCCGCCTTTCGTCGAGCGGCACAGCTGAGACCGACGTCAGCAGAAACGTATCTCAGCCTTGGCCAGGCACTGCAGCAACAGCGCGACGCGACAGGGGCGGCGAACGCCTTTGCGGAGGCGAAGCGGCTGAACGAGCGCAAGACGGATGCGCAGGCGTCGACCTTCGCGGTGGGCGTCGGCCGCGAGAAGCTCAAACAACGCGACATCGCGGGAGCCATCACGCAGTTCCGCGAAGCCATTCGCCTGGCGCCGGCCAATCCACAAGCGCACTATCAGCTCGCGCTCGTGCTCCGCCTGCGCGGTCGAGACGACGAAGCTCGCAAGCACTTCGAGGAAGCTCGGCGCTTGGCGCCATATCTGAAGCCGCCGGGGGATGGGCGGGTGACAAGGTGA
- a CDS encoding CRTAC1 family protein: MGARWLTVVAASMAAWLLGTPHPIASRAASSALPFRFTNTAREAGLDQLTVYGGRETNTYLLETTGSGVALTDYDKDGWLDVFLVNGTTLAGFPKGEEPTAHLYRNKRDGTFDDVTERAGLQQSGWGQGACVGDYDKDDWDDLYVTYWGQNRLFRNRGDGTFEEVTERAGLKTPRRWGAGCAFLDYDRDGDLDLFAANYIAMELESTPTPSSGLCRYKGIAVACGPPGLEGGKNALYRNNGDGTFEDVSAPSGIARANGTYGLGVSTLDFNDDGWTDVYVANDSSPSALYINQRDGTFSDEGVKAGCAYSQDGKPQAGMGIAIADFDHNGTFDIFKTNFAGDTSTLYINLDGEFCEDRTYSAGIGVNTRYLGWGVAFLDLDHDGWKDLFLVNGHVYPEVAQLEAEAHYEQRKIVYRNLANGRFEDITDRLGEPVTAPRAGRGAAFGDLDNDGDIDVVVNNVHDRPDLFRLDRQTNRSSSTGDTPGHRWVLVDLVGGRGNRHAIGARVRITAAGTTQVDEVRGGGSYYAQNDFRVHFGLGSAATIERLEVRWPDGRDEVWTKLPTNQILEIKQGSGSPGA, from the coding sequence ATGGGTGCGCGATGGCTGACTGTGGTAGCTGCATCGATGGCAGCGTGGCTCCTGGGCACGCCGCATCCGATTGCGAGTCGTGCGGCGTCTTCCGCCTTGCCCTTCCGCTTCACGAACACGGCTCGTGAAGCCGGCCTGGATCAGCTGACGGTCTACGGAGGCCGCGAGACGAACACGTATCTTCTCGAGACCACAGGATCTGGTGTCGCGCTCACCGATTACGACAAGGATGGCTGGCTCGACGTCTTTCTCGTCAACGGCACCACGCTTGCCGGGTTCCCGAAGGGAGAGGAGCCGACCGCGCACCTCTACCGCAACAAGCGCGACGGCACGTTCGACGATGTCACGGAGCGCGCCGGCCTGCAGCAGAGCGGTTGGGGGCAGGGGGCCTGCGTTGGCGACTACGACAAGGATGATTGGGACGATCTCTACGTCACCTATTGGGGCCAGAATCGGCTGTTTCGCAACCGCGGCGACGGCACGTTCGAGGAGGTCACCGAGCGTGCGGGGCTGAAGACGCCGCGTCGTTGGGGAGCCGGCTGTGCATTCCTCGACTACGATCGCGACGGCGATCTCGATCTGTTTGCCGCCAACTACATCGCGATGGAGCTGGAGTCGACCCCAACGCCGTCATCCGGCCTGTGCCGTTACAAAGGCATTGCCGTTGCCTGCGGCCCGCCAGGGCTCGAGGGCGGCAAGAACGCTCTGTACCGCAACAACGGCGACGGCACCTTCGAGGATGTCTCTGCTCCCTCGGGCATCGCGCGCGCGAACGGGACATACGGGCTGGGCGTGAGCACGCTCGATTTCAACGACGATGGCTGGACCGACGTGTACGTGGCAAACGACTCGAGTCCAAGCGCTTTGTACATCAACCAGCGCGACGGCACGTTCAGTGACGAAGGCGTCAAGGCCGGCTGCGCATACAGTCAGGATGGCAAGCCCCAGGCAGGGATGGGTATTGCGATTGCCGACTTCGACCACAACGGGACGTTCGACATCTTCAAGACGAATTTTGCCGGCGACACCTCGACACTCTATATCAACCTGGATGGCGAATTCTGCGAGGATCGGACTTACAGCGCAGGGATCGGCGTGAACACCCGTTACCTGGGGTGGGGTGTCGCCTTTCTCGACCTCGACCACGACGGCTGGAAAGACCTCTTTCTCGTCAACGGGCACGTCTATCCGGAGGTGGCCCAACTCGAAGCCGAAGCGCACTACGAGCAGCGCAAGATCGTCTACCGCAATCTCGCGAACGGCCGCTTCGAGGACATTACCGATCGATTGGGCGAGCCAGTCACGGCGCCAAGAGCGGGCAGAGGGGCGGCGTTTGGCGATCTGGACAACGACGGCGACATCGACGTTGTCGTCAACAACGTACACGACCGGCCCGATCTGTTCCGGCTGGACCGGCAGACGAACCGGAGCTCCTCGACGGGTGATACACCGGGTCACCGATGGGTGCTCGTCGATTTGGTGGGCGGAAGGGGAAATCGACACGCTATCGGCGCACGCGTTCGCATCACGGCGGCTGGCACGACGCAGGTCGACGAAGTTCGTGGCGGCGGCAGCTACTACGCCCAGAACGACTTTCGCGTGCACTTCGGTCTCGGGAGCGCCGCGACAATCGAGCGGCTCGAGGTCCGCTGGCCGGACGGTCGTGACGAGGTCTGGACGAAGCTGCCGACCAACCAGATTCTCGAGATCAAGCAGGGTTCCGGAAGCCCCGGCGCGTGA
- a CDS encoding tetratricopeptide repeat protein, with protein sequence MSTPSRRVAVGTIIAVILTASSAAAVQSRATESPIDALLADARVLIDAGKPRDALAHLQAAGAPEDVRVDALVGVAYYHADEYDKAVQQLLAIHPKLPERSAERREVEKVLGLSLHLQGRSADAVPWLERARAAGGDSLELSQVLAVAYLQTQQPDQVRAVLARLFGVPSDSAAASLLTAQLMIRHEHNKSAEAALEQAVMKDPKLPRAHFLLGQLALFAGRYDEAVRWTEKELEVNPSDAMAFSQLGDAYVHLQKWEPAIAALQRSIWINPYYSAPFILLGRAYMRMEQPAAAEGMLRRAVQYDPNNRQARYMLARVLQQLGRTDEAKRELAIMQKLPQRR encoded by the coding sequence ATGTCGACACCTTCACGTCGCGTCGCGGTGGGGACCATCATCGCGGTTATTCTGACCGCATCGTCAGCGGCGGCCGTGCAGTCTCGAGCCACAGAATCACCGATCGATGCTTTGCTGGCTGATGCTCGTGTCTTGATTGACGCTGGCAAGCCGCGCGACGCGCTGGCGCACCTTCAGGCGGCTGGCGCGCCGGAGGACGTGCGAGTCGATGCGCTCGTCGGCGTGGCGTACTACCACGCCGACGAATACGACAAGGCGGTGCAACAGCTCCTGGCCATTCATCCGAAGCTCCCGGAGCGATCGGCGGAACGCCGGGAGGTCGAGAAGGTCTTGGGCCTGTCCTTGCACTTGCAGGGACGCTCTGCGGACGCGGTCCCTTGGCTGGAGCGCGCGCGTGCGGCCGGCGGTGACAGCCTCGAGCTCTCTCAGGTCCTGGCCGTTGCCTACCTCCAGACCCAGCAACCGGATCAGGTGCGTGCCGTGCTCGCACGTCTCTTTGGCGTGCCGTCGGATTCCGCGGCAGCCTCGCTCTTGACGGCACAGCTCATGATCCGCCACGAGCACAACAAGTCGGCAGAAGCCGCGCTCGAGCAGGCCGTCATGAAGGATCCGAAGCTCCCGCGCGCACACTTCCTCCTGGGCCAGCTCGCGTTGTTCGCCGGGCGGTACGACGAGGCCGTTCGTTGGACGGAGAAGGAGCTCGAGGTGAACCCCTCCGATGCCATGGCGTTCTCGCAGCTCGGCGACGCGTACGTGCATCTCCAGAAATGGGAGCCGGCCATCGCCGCGCTGCAACGCTCCATCTGGATCAATCCCTACTACAGCGCGCCGTTCATCCTGCTGGGCCGCGCGTACATGCGCATGGAACAGCCAGCCGCCGCGGAGGGGATGTTGCGCCGTGCCGTCCAATACGATCCAAACAACCGCCAGGCCCGCTACATGCTCGCGCGCGTGTTGCAGCAGTTGGGGCGAACGGACGAAGCCAAGCGCGAGCTGGCGATCATGCAGAAGCTCCCGCAGCGCCGGTAG